In the Diachasmimorpha longicaudata isolate KC_UGA_2023 chromosome 1, iyDiaLong2, whole genome shotgun sequence genome, one interval contains:
- the LOC135168301 gene encoding thioredoxin domain-containing protein 12-like: MRQYLKYFWNGNIIALADHAVEALLAHSGEDELDHGFGKSYKWKNLQRGFEEAKQSGKAIFLIIHTTTCPACIKLREKFSKSVKLIDMSQHFVMINIENSSNLIQSEKFTPDGKYVPRILFFKPTGEFIKNAYNRHPDGDQAHRYFYSSPIQIVQVMQQVIDNLG; this comes from the exons ATGAGGCagtatttaaaatatttctggaATGGCAACATTATTGCTCTCGCCGATCATGCAGTGGAGGCTCTGCTGGCGCACAGTGGTGAAGATGAGTTGGATCATGGTTTTGGAAAATCGTATAAGTGGAAGAATTTACAGAGAGGATTTGAAGAGGCTAAGCAATCGGGAAAAGccatttttttgattattcacACGACAACGTGTCCGGCTTGCATTAAATTGAGAGAAAAGTTCAGTAAATCGGTTAAATTGATTGATATGAGCCAACA TTTCGTGATGATCAACATCGAAAATAGTTCCAATCTTATCCAATCTGAAAAGTTCACCCCCGACGGTAAGTATGTGCCGCGGATTCTCTTCTTCAAACCAACcggtgaatttattaaaaatgcaTACAATCGTCATCCCGATGGAGACCAAGCGCATCGCTACTTCTACAGTTCACCAATCCAAATAGTCCAAGTAATGCAACAAGTTATCGACAACTTGGGTTGA
- the LOC135168311 gene encoding large ribosomal subunit protein bL33m — protein sequence MFITSLLCAKPKSKFVLVLCESMVSGHKVNLVRERLGDKMEFMQFDPYAQVIAYYKELKKIRSIKNWKGFNAYTKGYNEKETGDPTKKMQ from the exons atGTTTATAACATCTTTACTGTGTGCTAAACCAAAGAGCAA ATTTGTTTTAGTACTCTGTGAGAGTATGGTGAGTGGACATAAAGTGAATCTCGTGCGAGAAAGACTTGGAGACAAAATGGAATTCATGCAATTCGATCCGTATG CCCAAGTGATCGCATACTACAAAGAACTAAAGAAAATTCGTagtataaaaaattggaagGGTTTCAACGCATACACAAAAGGCTACAACGAGAAAGAGACAGGCGACCCGACTAAAAAAATgcagtaa
- the LOC135168269 gene encoding DNA replication factor Cdt1, whose amino-acid sequence MSQPTVTSFFHTRKRQATDELRNKSKVRILEQERTSSKAIEVSKPSKSDESSGSMSPKLVFTSSEVKAEKINSVVRNIQFDGKSSPRARMTTRARATRNRKGSAHEGQQDIRDSFQKITEEKTSKNVIFEKKGLLSPRKAVFIPSDTRKISEASEEPAAGSTTPKRSLEKVGRTELSLREIKDKINRSSRLAELKASIDKIKRCEEKLKDISKNESDKGMPPKMRKFERIELEVPVSPQKATRSPLKTPTKSIRLCSGVSPQKRLLFEPKETTPSPVKSSPTKIPAYQRYQSIVDTATPALTLPFSYRFLGEVFRCIDTVAGMLFNRKEIITFKKLKPAVQELLRRNFTVEHLAQVQTVFPEAFALTMEKIRSFGSATKHEKYELVLTPLIEEKSGRNTPDGDDIIKSAIEMSMGPTVLLERRRKFYNALLERVKTEHEKFLLNLENPMVIPKEKITRWHPEFDVDNCPPIEQAALPQPPNVDKATSAHDVLEKAKSLFNCNTRMEKALQRLAEAKMTSTSQGLPATTEVESKRMVVTVDTPPATPQTDRKTPINPALKGIPLALLEKVRAKQAAKALEAMTRTPNEDREAALHARLPEMSKILRNIFIAEKKGVLALEFVILKLDNSYRTKMTPGELEEHIKLMCKLLPSWASIQNVRKTNYLKIAKDVDIAKVVKRFEIMANDKIKG is encoded by the exons ATGTCGCAGCCAACAGTCACTTCGTTTTTCCACACGCGCAAACGACAAGCGACCGATGAACTGAGAAATAAATCCAAAGTTCGTATTCTGGAGCAGGAGAGAACGAGTTCCAAGGCCATTGAGGTTAGTAAACCATCGAAGAGCGATGAATCCAGTGGCTCAATGAGCCCGAAACTAGTGTTTACGTCCTCTGAAGTTAAAGCAGAGAAGATAAATTCGGTAGTAAGGAACATTCAGTTCGATGGTAAATCATCCCCAAGAGCCAGGATGACGACGAGGGCTAGAGCCACCCGGAACAGAAAGGGATCAGCTCATGAGGGACAGCAGGACATTCGTGATTCCTTCCAGAAGATCACTGAAGAGAAAACAAGTAAAAATGTCATCTTCGAAAAGAAGGGACTATTGAGTCCTAGGAAAGCTGTATTCATTCCCAGTGATACTCGGAAAATTTCTGAAGCTAGTGAGGAACCAGCTGCTGGGTCAACAACGCCAAAAAGGAGCCTAGAGAAAGTTGGGAGAACTGAGTTAAGTCTTCGCGAGATAAAGGATAAGATCAATAGGTCCTCGAGATTGGCCGAGCTGAAGGCCTCCATTGACAAAATTAAGAGATGTGAAGAAAAACTCAAGGACATTAGCAAAAATGAGAGTGACAAAGGAATGCCACCAAAGATGAGAAAATTCGAGAGGATCGAGCTGGAAGTACCGGTAAGCCCTCAGAAGGCAACCCGATCCCCTCTGAAGACTCCGACAAAGTCCATAAGACTCTGTTCAGGTGTTAGTCCTCAGAAGAGATTGCTTTTTGAACCGAAAGAGACAACACCTAGTCCTGTCAAATCCAGTCCAACGAAGATTCCCGCTTATCAGAGGTATCAGTCCATCGTTGATACTGCAACACCAGCTCTCACATTACCCTTCAGCTATCGATTTTTGGGGGAGGTCTTCAGATGTATCGACACCGTTGCAGGCATGCTTTTCAATAGGAAAGAGATCATTACCTTCAAAAAGCTTAAACCTGCTGTACAGGAATTGTTGAGGAGAAATTTTACGGTGGAACATCTTGCCCAGGTGCAGACGGTTTTTCCCGAAGCTTTTGCCTTGACTATGGAGAAAATAAGGTCCTTTGGCTCGGCTACCAAACATGAGAAGTATGAACTCGTACTTACACCCTTAATCGAAGAAAAGAGTGGAAGAAACACTCCGGATGGAGATGATATTATCAAGTCTGCTATCGAGATGAGTATGGGGCCTACGGTGCTCTTGGAGAGGAGAAGGAAATTTTATAATGCACTTTTAG AACGTGTGAAGACCGAGCACGAGAAATTTCTCCTCAACCTGGAGAATCCTATGGTGATTCCCAAGGAGAAAATAACTCGATGGCATCCAGAATTTGACGTCGACAATTGTCCACCAATTGAACAAGCTGCATTGCCTCAGCCCCCCAACGTTGACAAAGCAACATCAGCTCATGATGTTCTCG AAAAGGCAAAGAGTCTCTTCAATTGTAATACTAGAATGGAAAAAGCCCTTCAGCGTCTCGCTGAGGCGAAAATGACATCCACCAGTCAAGGTTTACCAGCAACTACAGAAGTGGAATCCAAGAGAATGGTTGTTACTGTTGATACTCCACCAGCTACACCACAAACAGATAGAAAGACTCCTATTAATCCAGCTCTTAAGGGAATCCCCTTGGCTCTTCTTGAGAAG gTTCGGGCTAAACAAGCGGCAAAGGCACTGGAGGCAATGACAAGAACGCCAAATGAGGACAGAGAGGCAGCTTTACACGCACGTCTTCCGGAGATGTcgaaaattttgagaaatatttttatagctGAGAAGAAAGGAGTTCTAGCACTCGAGTTTGTCATTCTCAAGCTCGATAATTCGTATAGAACTAAAATGACACCCGGAGAACTCGAGGAACATATCAAACTCATGTGTAAACTGTTGCCCTCTTGGGCTAGTATTCAAAATGTTAGGAAGACTAATTATCTCAAGATTGCTAAAGACGTTGACATTGCCAAGGTCGTAAAACGATTTGAAatcatggctaacgataaaatTAAAGGTTGA
- the LOC135168291 gene encoding suppressor of cytokine signaling 2-like: MTSSSHGDVKHGSKQRKLSTRYFSFKRKTESGESTSSKNLELLRNSEEMLANSERIGFFKNFKKKLSIKGFCKSKRKINITELSKGNDSCSSERTGFPDVAKHETEITECAEMPSDVTENSKALENCSPGDLLDNKNDNFSSTDIHEQRTCESSGTAKLSSGEGSSDTGLSHLRSQRSEGNCRGARNSSNTGKDLNVGDEEEKGNLSNLSQELLKLSKYGWYWGPISGDEADAKLQAEPDGAFLIRDSSDDRYLLTLSFKSAGKLLHARVEHSGGMFSLCNQGDDDRFTSVPALIDHSMNFSKSAVFCYSRPRYPGYPAFPVRLTKPVSRFTQVRSLQYLCRFVIRQNTRLDNIHKLPLPNTIKGYIEEAHY; encoded by the exons ATGACGAGTTCAAGTCACGGAGATGTGAAGCACGGATCGAAGCAGAGAAAACTGAGTACGCGGTATTTTTCGTTCAAGCGGAAGACAGAATCTGGAGAAAGTACTTCGTCGAAAAATTTAGAGTTGTTGAGGAACAGTGAGGAGATGTTGGCCAACAGTGAGAGGATTGGATTCTTTAAGAATTTTAAGAAGAAATTGTCCATCAAGGGATTTTGCAAGTCGAAGAGAAAG ATCAATATTACGGAATTGAGTAAAGGAAATGATAGTTGTTCTAGCGAGAGAACAGGATTTCCAGATGTTGCGAAACATGAAACTGAAATCACGGAATGTGCGGAAATGCCTAGTGATGTTACAGAGAATTCGAAAGCCTTGGAAAATTGTTCGCCGGGTGATCTTTTagacaataaaaatgacaactTCAGCTCTACGGATATTCATGAGCAAAGGACGTGTGAATCATCGGGGACAGCGAAATTAAGTAGTGGGGAGGGCTCCTCTGACACAGGACTGAGTCATTTAAGGTCACAGAGGTCAGAGGGTAATTGTAGAGGTGCTAGAAATAGTAGCAATACTGGAAAAGATTTGAACGTTGGTGATGAAGAGGAGAAGGGAAATTTATCAAATCTCTCGCAGGAGTTGTTGAAGCTCAGCAAATATGGATGGTATTGGGGACCTATTTCTGGAGATGAAGCTGATGCCAAGCTCCAGGCTGAACCTGACGGTGCTTTTTTGATTAGGGACTCCTCGGATGATAG ATATCTTCTCACATTAAGCTTCAAATCAGCTGGAAAACTCCTCCACGCTCGTGTAGAACATAGTGGAGGCATGTTTTCTCTTTGCAATCAAGGTGATGACGATCGCTTCACTTCAGTACCCGCTCTGATCGATCACTCTATGAATTTTAGCAAATCCGCTGTTTTCTGCTACTCGAGACCACGCTATCCTGGATATCCTGCCTTTCCTGTACGTTTAACAAAACCTGTAAGTCGTTTTACACAAGTCAGGAGTCTACAATATCTCTGTAGGTTTGTCATCAGACAAAATACACGTCTTGACAATATTCACAAGCTTCCTTTGCCAAACACTATTAAGGGATATATTGAAGAGGCACATTATTGA
- the LOC135168321 gene encoding glomulin-like translates to MSKETTPTIPPDTPEDFIASVKHLLTTYEPQNLSEYFSIYQTNDILNQTSWSLVPVICAYLTEENLRTRKDFFRTCQRLLLIFADKCNPAETVLIFLEQVENLSDDVRFVSLLKPIELSLRKGDLSKSIDWVVSTIRAYAEDLPQVENINPEMISPDAPEDPIIERLTTIHREILNFLSSVVDISLNKKQSKRENVKIIMNLLNIHLNLFSKPFCHLNVKAEDTSSVFYLMISQMLILEKNPLKFLKIIEDRSHKRVKNFTSEAKKNDLYNLELQLFDLEVSDLTYANFFLTLISSESLFRQLPQVYHPHYIMHCCFYLATCLLKQPEYILISKGLRLVESALMRVAEESIQPDGLQLTRYNDLFTSISQVMIYCDSSVERQFALHVFQECIKRFSIRARYMVIRQLYETTKHSGLLALIINILKSSIIISLDREDVNFIEKMEWIFERIFSLPHGCVSDFVELSEEIIAALNLLRFLVIRDKSNITGIWKFMRDIQNGYLKEVRDGVELAKAHWKMKVKDLEVLVKRKGLEYERTVVKVSIIVGGQELPDMPLRQKMEFCYQAINALDVIESIVIRVNECVRSLWTSRITLAEQKDKNVSTETRKTEEPKQESEEEYEGKIKKQILTAAMSFVKGHGWSQDAISAGAESIGYPGVIHGLFPSGGAELVLHFYANCNAELNEIMKSGTLVTGEEPSQLTQISEKFVKKAVERRLRMLIPYKSTWPQAMGLLALPPNVPPALANLLTLVDDICYYAGDRSVDFHWYTRRIAVAGIYKTSELYMLQDESEDHKQTWEFLGRRIEDAVQLNRALCVDLPPPDQALNKATEAATAVFTTARNILGMNWNR, encoded by the exons ATGTCGAAAGAAACCACACCAACAATTCCTCCAGACACTCCTGAAGATTTCATCGCCTCTGTCAAGCACCTACTTACCACCTACGAGCCCCAAAACCTCTCGGAATACTTTAGTATCTACCAAACCAACGATATACTGAATCAAACCTCCTGGTCCCTAGTACCAGTAATCTGTGCTTACTTAACTGAAGAAAACCTCAGGACTAGAAAGGACTTCTTTAGAACTTGCCAGCGACTGCTCCTAATTTTTGCTGACAAATGCAATCCCGCAGAGACTGTTCTAATTTTCCTAGagcaagtggaaaatttatcggACGACGTAAGGTTTGTAAGCCTACTAAAGCCCATAGAATTGTCTCTCAGAAAAGGAGACCTGTCAAAATCCATTGACTGGGTCGTCAGCACCATTAGGGCATACGCCGAGGACCTTCCACAAGTGGAAAATATAAATCCTGAAATGATTAGTCCAGATGCTCCAGAAGATCCTATTATAGAGCGTCTGACAACAATCCATCGTgaaattcttaattttttatcgtctGTGGTCGACATTAGTCTTAACAAAAAACAGTCAAAGCGCGAGAATGTAAAAATCATCATGAATTTACTTAATATTCACTTAAACTTATTCTCGAAGCCATTTTGTCATTTAAATGTGAAAGCTGAAGACACTTCGTCCGTCTTTTACTTGATGATTTCTCAGATGTTAATATTGGAGAAAAATCCTCTCAAGTTTCTGAAAATCATTGAGGACAGGAGTCACAAGAGAGTGAAGAACTTTACCTCAGAAGCGAAGAAAAATGACCTTTACAATCTGGAGTTGCAACTCTTTGATCTAGAGGTTTCCGATCTTACGTATGCCAATTTCTTCTTAACTCTGATATCATCGGAATCGTTGTTCAGACAATTGCCTCAGGTTTATCATCCTCATTACATTATGCACTGTTGTTTTTACCTGGCGACTTGTCTGTTGAAGCAACCGGAGTATATTCTGATATCCAAGGGGCTCAGACTTGTCGAAAGTGCTCTCATGAGAGTGGCTGAAGAGTCCATTCAGCCAGATGGGTTACAACTGACGAGATATAATGACTTATTCACAAGTATCTCCCAGGTGATGATTTACTGCGACTCTTCGGTGGAAAGACAATTCGCTTTGCATGTCTTCCAAGAATGTATCAAGAGGTTCTCCATAAGGGCGAGATATATGGTCATTCGACAATTGTATGAAACTACCAAGCACTCAGGATTACTGGCTCTGATCATAAATATTCTCAAGAGctcaataataatttcgtTGGATCGAGAGGATGtgaattttattgagaaaatGGAGTGGATCTTCGAGAGAATCTTCAGTCTTCCTCATGGCTGTGTCTCGGACTTTGTGGAGTTGTCAGAGGAGATAATTGCGGCGTTGAACCTTCTTAGATTTTTGGTCATCAGGGACAAGAGTAATATCACTGGAATATGGAAATTCATGCGGGATATTCAGAATGGATATCTCAAAGAGGTACGAGATGGGGTGGAACTGGCGAAGGCTCACTGGAAAATGAAGGTCAAAGATCTTGAAGTGCTAGTTAAGAGGAAAGGACTGGAGTATGAGAGAACTGTTGTCAAGGTTTCGATTATTGTTGGAGGGCAAGAACTACCGGATATGCCGTTGCGCCAGAAGATGGAATTTTGTTATCAAGCAATTAATGCTCTGGATGTTATTGAGAGTATTGTCATTAGGGTTAATGAAT GTGTGAGAAGTTTATGGACTTCTAGGATCACTTTAGCTGAGCAGAAGGATAAAAATGTTAGTACAGAAACGAGAAAAACTGAGGAGCCAAAACAGGAATCCGAGGAGGAGTATGAGGGGAAGATTAAAAAGCAAATACTCACCGCTGCAATGTCGTTTGTAAAAGGACATGGGTGGAGTCAGGATGCTATAAGTGCAG GTGCTGAATCAATTGGATATCCCGGTGTTATCCATGGACTATTCCCCAGTGGAGGTGCTGAGCTGGTTCTCCACTTCTACGCAAATTGTAATgcagaattgaatgaaatcatGAAGTCAGGGACATTGGTAACTGGAGAAGAGCCTTCACAACTCACACAAATCTCAGAAAAATTTGTGAAGAAGGCAGTGGAGAGGAGATTGAGAATGCTAATACCCTATAAGTCTACTTGGCCCCAAGCTATGGGCCTTCTCGCTCTCCCACCGAATGTTCCACCGGCTCTGGCTAATTTACTCACTCTCGTTGATGATATCTGTTATTACGCTGGAGACAGATCAGTTGAT TTCCATTGGTACACAAGACGAATTGCTGTTGCTGGTATATATAAAACCAGTGAATTATACATGTTACAAGACGAAAGTGAGGATCACAAACAAACATGGGAATTTTTAGGAAGAAGAATTGAAGACGCAGTGCAATTGAACAGAGCTCTCTGTGTAGATTTACCACCACCTGATCAAGCATTGAATAAAGCCACAGAGGCAGCGACAGCTGTTTTCACTACa gcacgAAATATACTCGGGATGAATTGGAATAGGTGA